The genomic window tcccgttaaaatcattaggtaaactaaaaacacacgctaaaatgacgaactatgaactagaaacactgacttctggctcacttccgggtttctgatcccgattttcgccaattattgacgctattatggaccatgtgcgcaacttggttaacttactacacaagatagcatggaaatatcggcatttttgaaacatcttggttgaaaaaagtggtgggggcatttatttgaggggggggggggcgactatttgatgaaatacggtaATTAACACTAAACAGAGATGCATGAGACACTGGCTTTGGATCCTGTTTAACATCCACttcttttcaaataaaaattaaaaactgtGCCTAGGCTTTTGAACACATAACAGCATGAAGTTTAGTGAAGTTACTTGATAACAATAACTGACCTGTATTGGCATCATTACTGGCAATTAAACTGATGACTAATGGAGTTTTGTTGAAATGGATCACCTGAAAGCAAAATTAACACATACATAATGTTGCAATGTTTTCAGAAAGCATAAGGTCTTAAGGATACTATtgttaaatgtgacatgatcaaggggaatgagtcacatgtcgaccctggtccaaaatgagttttacatatgtttctaaacagGACATTTAAAACTgttagaaactgaaaaccccatgttaatatgacttttctttgtgaagttacgtcaatttatcaatcgctgaaaacaatataaaacaaaagaattctaacactttctttaccaatatctcaaaatcaatattagcgacatccgactcatttcccttgatcacgTCACAAATTAGAGAGTCGAAAAACAATCAAAAGTACAAGTACTGAGGATAAAGCTGGAAGTGACATAATATTGAATGGAGCTTCAGATTATTTCAGCACTGCATgctgttttcctcttttttgtcaattttcataTGAAAATANNNNNNNNNNNNNNNNNNNNNNNNNNNNNNNNNNNNNNNNNNNNNNNNNNNNNNNNNNNNNNNNNNNNNNNNNNNNNNNNNNNNNNNNNNNNNNNNNNNNNNNNNNNNNNNNNNNNNNNNNNNNNNNNNNNNNNNNNNNNNNNNNNNNNNNNNNNNNNNNNNNNNNNNNNNNNNNNNNNNNNNNNNNNNNNNNNNNNNNNGtccaaaatgagttttacatatgtttctaaaacaGGACATTTAAAATAAGTTAGAAATCGAAAACCCTATGTTAATAATATGACTTTTCTTGTGAAGTTACTAATTTATATCAATCaaggaaaacaatataaaacaaaaaagaattcTAACACTTTCTtttatcaatatctcaaaatcaatattagctaTATCCCACTTCCATTTCCCTTGATCACGCTCACAAATTAGAGAGTCGAAAAAACAATCAAAAGGTATTACAAGTATTGAGGATAAAGCTTGAAGTGACATAATATTGAATTAGAGTTTAGATTATTTCAGCACTGCATActgttttcctcttttttgtcaatttttcatatgaaaaatatACCTGAAGTGAATTTCATAAACtaaaattcactttttatgctATGCTTATCTCCGCAGACAATTCTCAAGTATTTATAAGGTATGCATACACTGTAAAACTACTAAATCAAACTATAAAATCAATATAACCATAATACACGCCCCCAAAAAAGAGGTGGGAGAATACATCTCTAATGGCTCTTCCATATATGGTATTGGctccaaaaacaacaacattccAACAACTGCATGCTGTTTtcctttttgtcaattttaatatgaaaacatacCTGAAGTGAATGTCATAAACTAAAATTCACTTTTATGCTATGCTATCCATACAATTTCAAGTATTTATAAAGTATGCCATACACTATAAACTATAAATCAAAACTATAAATCAATGTAACCATAATAacgcccccaaaaaaaaaaaaaagtgggagaaTACATCTCTAAATGGCTCTTCCATATATTATTGGCTCCAAAACAACAACATTCTCTGAAACGTAAAAACAATACAGCTTTTCTTTAAATTCAACACTGTAAATGCATGTCAAACTTCTTTTTTCCTACCAATTTTAATATACTCTTTCAGATTCAATGTATAGACTCTACAGAGTGCACActagtaaatacaagtctcctacaccctgggaggaaaaaatcagtgtttcaaacgaggaaacgtgcaatacgcatctaaattaaaaatacattagaaaaaggcttaaacccaactattaggccctgggtaatatttaatcctcatttaggcctgggaaatagattgtctgtgaaaaatgagcagaaTCTGacttttttatgacaatttggctaaactttcaaaatgtgttacatttcagaaacaccaagctattcgttaGGTGGCGTGAAGTTgtgtgggctatagggtgatctagtcggcatttttctgtgaaaaaaatgTTGGACTcagatataatttctacaatgaatgtcttcatctgaccttcgacttgcagaaagggtgacttttgaagaactgagtcgctctggaggcAAGAAAATTACGCTTTTCCAGACCCTGTTTGtcaaagtcaatgggagctatttatcATGGCGTGCACCCTACATAATACAAGAAATTTGAAATGTGTTCTTATACTTACTTGATATGAGTTATATGTACACACAATGCTTTTATTTTTGGATAGTCCTAGTTTGCTTGCTTGGTCTGCAGCCATAGCAAATGTAGATAGGAAGTGAGGCTTTAATGCAAGCTGTGGGACGGCTTCTGTGGCAACTGGAATTGAAACAAGAACATTTACAATAAACACTCTATATCTATATGTGCCTCTTGTACTTTCTCCAGTGGTCAAGTTCATGGAGTGAaggaaataattatattatgtaaaattttaatagCTGCAGTGGCTTAGAAAAACAACAATATCCTGAGGATTAGTTCTACATTTAACTGGTTCTCAAAGACCTGTGGATGTGCCTTTTTTGGGTCTTGGCCCCAGTGCTGAAAGTTCATGGGCTATATCAAGACATAAAATTAGTGCAGTAGAATCATGTAAATACTTACAATCAATGAATGACCCATAACAGGCAGTGATGTAGGGGTAGAATGGGTGGGGTATAGATATTTATATTTGCTCAAATGCTGTCTAGTTCATTTCTCTTTTCCTCATTTTGCTGCAACTTATGAAGAGCTGCACTATGCAACCATCTAGTTTTCCTAGCCCTGAAGCATAAAGTCTTTAAATACTTAGCCTGTTTTAAGTTTATGTTTTCCGCAGTGTTAAATTACTTCCTGTActtttgcattttcttatttttaaataatcTTTTTTCATAGACTTAACTCTATATATCCGCTCATTTCATATTGCAAAGTCTATGTCTAACAATTGGAAATTATATTTCAAACTGCCAAGTGATTATATAACTGGACAATTTCGTTACTTAATTAATTTTAAGACATACCTTTTATAACTGGGACACCATCTCTGTCTGTTACAACAATAGCTTCTAGCCCATCAACCCTGGGGGAAAATAAAAGACAATCATGATTAACTAACCTCAATAATCATCATTCAAGCTGAATTGATGATAATTTCAGGCATCTTTCACCAACGATCGTTCTTAGTTGTTTCTTCCTTGACCTGACTTGACTTCCTTGACTGAAATGCTACAACATGTATACTATGCAAAACCTTTTGTAGCCCCTCCCTGAAAAGAAGAGGTAAGAAGACCCAAGTGAatggaaaagagaaagaaaacctCATTATCATAATAACGATATATGCATCGACAACAAAAACATTTAACATAAACAAtgtgatttataaagcgccttttacaaaagtaggcaaagcgctaaaagAGAGTAGACAAGAAAGGAAAAGAGCCAAACAGTGGGAAAGAGGTGAGTTTTAACTAACTGTGGCATACCTATCCTAGAATATCTGAAGTTAACCAGCCTATACATTGAAGCGATAAAGCATCCAGACAGAGGATtaatttcagcacaaaatatgcaaattagcccaTTGTCATAATAACAAATATGTAAATTGAACCCCCAAAAAGTAGCTAACCAAGTTTCTAACCAAGGCTTTCTATCTTGAAAATCCAAAGTCAATCCGCCAATCTATTCAAGAGTCTGGAGCTACATGTATGGACTGAGGTACATGCGGAgagacggacattgcaaaaacaatattcctTGCAGTGCAGgcataaaaagaaaacaaataggaAAAATTTTTTTGCCTTACATTTGCATCAACTTCCAGAAATACTTCTTCAGTTCctgaaataaagaaacaaaagaagTAAACCATTATTACAAAATTATCATTAACTTGACAAGTATGCAAGTCAATTATCAGttataaacaaaacaaagtaaAAACCAAATGACCAAATCAACATGaataaaacagaaacaaaaatcaTTTAGCAAACAGCAGTTAAGTCTAGTAAACTTTGAATACCTGGTACATGCATCTAGCCAACTACCATGGACCAGGTAAACATCACATGTAGTTTCTCTTGCAGTTGTCAGCGCACTATCCTTTTCATCCTAAACTGTTGAAATCCTGCTTGGTGATCAATGCATCATCAATCCTCATGTGGATGATCAAATGCAGTACTTTATCACATTTGATGTTATTAATTAGCATCCCTGTGAACTTACATTTAGTTTAAACTAAGGGCCCCTTTCACTTTACTTGAAATGAAATTGGGGCAAAAACCAACTCCAGTTGGCCACTTGTATTCCCAGGTGGCTATCATGCTCATTGAATACAGTATTATGGACTTTCAATATGGACCCATAAACATGTGTTTTCCTGGGCTTTCCATAATACCCTAAACAACTATTTTGGACGTGTTTGTCCTTCTCCAGGAACTAGAGTGTTATCAGGGATGATGATATTTCTTCCTTGATGTACACAAAGAGTGGTTTATCCggtactcgagaactctagcttcaaatttgcactaCGATAGTTTCAAGCATGCGATGTTAGATtatgttgctatcgtttttcggttggTTAGCGTTGCAATTTTTGCAACAGAggatatttattctgttaatgttgaaatttagatgaaagttattttgatgagttatCTTGAGACAAGAATACCATAGTCCCAGGAaagattgcctattttgaacagtccaaaattttACTGTTCAAAGTGCAACATTTTAATCACGATCACCCATCGTGAtgggctgtgtttacttctgagcttccattgctttacacggtgtcatgcttcagcgaatctgactagatttagaatgcaatggtctctagcctcaaTGTGAAGCTCATTAGTGAGCAAATTTGTGTCTAGTCGACTTCTCCAGCAAAGAAGAGTGGTTTGTTCAGGAGCATGCAGCCTCAGAGACCAAAGAATGCTATAGCATGGGTTCTTCAAAGGACATGTTTATCATTTGAAAttctttttaaagtaaaattttccTAGTTGTTGAGAGTTTATAAAAATGTGAACGCAGCCACGCAGACCGGGCATATGCAGAGGTGATAAACAATCACATGCTCAGCCGAGATATGCTGATCAACGAAAACGTTAAACCCCTGTCGCATGAACATGGTCAGCTATCAGTATCATGCTGGCAACATATCATGTCCAtgaatgtaggtatgctaggtgaattcaaatttgccatcaaactgcatcattttatatatcaaatcaaagcccttgagtaaacaaagccaaaactgaaaaccatttttttttttttttttccgtagcaaagttacatcttgtcaaagattgactttcatcaaaaagtttcagcttgTAAAATTCCCAAAACGGCATtttggggtgtttctagatccagtctcattatgatagcagcttttttaatggaactgctatccaaatcctctaaaattccatgtgcagtgacttatcaccataaaaaatcatatatttgggtcaagtgaagtatagaaaacatatttatgtatgtttccttcttcggccagttgttttaaatttctatgtaaatatgcattgacattgtcggcgaatttggctgactagcaaatgtgttaactaaggttggCCTGGGTTACCTAATGAATGACAAGCCTCAAGTTTGTTCCGTTTGACTGTTTGCAAAATTGTTCAATGCATGTGCGTCAAGCCACTATTTGAGCCCCCCCTTCGAGCTACAATTTTTAGGCAACCCTGGCGACAAATAGCACGACAGTATGACACCAACGTTCAATCCACGGTTCAATCATGAGTGAATGAATCGAATTTACCAATGAATCTACATGTAGGAAAGGGTGCAAAATTTTGCACCTGCAGGAGTCATGAAAAATAATTCTGATGCTGTAGGACGAGAAAAACAACGATATAATCAAATTTACAGACTTCCATTTTACAGTAAATCCCCGCATATAGATGTCACTTACTTCAACCATCCTCTTTGGATATTTGCTAAGCTAaggtttgtgtgtaaatcaacaACTTTCATGTATGACCTTTCTGAACGTTGATCTCTTGTTTAACAATTAATCATGTGACTCATCGGAAACATGTCATGTGATTGCGACGGTGTGCATGTCTGATATTTAGTAATTATATTTCGATCTCGGAACGAGCTTCTTGGGTCGAGCCCGGGGTTCCGAGCCCCCCCGGTCCAAGTGTCAAGAGAAGGTTCTCAATTCTGCCACAGATCATCAAGTtttgacatttcatttcatttcaaattgaaaatttcattttcacaccattttagCCTTAAATTAAGTGTGCTTTGCTATTTTATATGGGTTCTCGCACACAAAATCGTCCAATTTTACCCGGCCTGATTGGGCCCCAAACACTTGTTTTTCGTACTAAATGTAAAATGGCaaagggcaattattgctttgatATTTTCTTCTGTTATGATTTTTAAGGGGACACCCCTCCAAGCGACTTAATCATTTGTGCGCTTCACGCACATTTGGAAAATTAAAAATCATTGAAATATCAtgaagaccgatattcaacttcattaaatTGGGCCCTATTTGTCCAAATCTCAGCACGCGCCAAGCAATGTTTTCAAGAATTGGGGGCGGTGTCACACATCCTTTAGCCCTGGCGCCACAACCCTACGCCACTGAGGCTTAGCAGTACTAAAcggttaaatatgcaaattttcctgcttgctacCGTTCGCAATGCTACTGGCTACCATAGGCCTAGCTACATGTAGACCAATTTATAGAGCTTATCAGTAGCCTAGACCATTTTCACGGTTTACCATCCCAAAAAAGGGTGGGGGAAAAGCCCGGAGGGGGggtactcccactttggaggtgatgcctatgtagggctgttaagacccccttttcagcatcgctgtcacagaccccatatttttttacgaacacatgctctgtcacagcgaagaccccttatttttccatttgatctgtcacccaaagacccttatttttcaatttgaacagcaaatttcatttatcactgattttgttacttattttgaaaaaacaaagaaatttgaagccatttagaactagaaatttgacgTTGAAGGTTTTTGTGGCCCTGTatcggctctcacccaatgaccccatatttttcacattttgctctcaccgaatgccaaaaatcatgctctcacccattgaccccatattttttgcattttgctctcaccgaatgccccccCAGGGGCAaagtttttggcaggccgagagctTGGGAGGGGGTCGATTTTGGTGCCGGGCCGTTTGAAATCCCTAATAAGGGCACAGCACCTAAATAATTATTTCTGGGCATTAGCGTTTCTAGATCATTTTGAGAGGCATTTTATTAAACTTGCTGAATGCTGCTTGACACATGAACGTTGATCACAGTCGTTCATAGAATTCACTCAAAATCGAATAATCTGATCAACGTGACACTATTATTTCTATCATCATGTCTAACAGAAGGgagtaattattttattttaacataaACTGATTGAATAAAACGATCAGTTTAAAATCTGAAGACAATAGACTTTGCTTTGGCT from Amphiura filiformis chromosome 5, Afil_fr2py, whole genome shotgun sequence includes these protein-coding regions:
- the LOC140153423 gene encoding ragulator complex protein LAMTOR3-like isoform X2, with the translated sequence MVEELKKYFWKLMQMVDGLEAIVVTDRDGVPVIKVATEAVPQLALKPHFLSTFAMAADQASKLGLSKNKSIVCTYNSYQVIHFNKTPLVISLIASNDANTGMILNLETELEDVLQELKTAIEIS
- the LOC140153423 gene encoding ragulator complex protein LAMTOR3-B-like isoform X1 yields the protein MNVRLDEELKKYFWKLMQMVDGLEAIVVTDRDGVPVIKVATEAVPQLALKPHFLSTFAMAADQASKLGLSKNKSIVCTYNSYQVIHFNKTPLVISLIASNDANTGMILNLETELEDVLQELKTAIEIS